The DNA region AGGTGGATAAAGGGAGAAGCTTTTCCCAGTGAGAGTTGATGACGTGGCGGTGTGCGACGCAGATGAAGTCAAGGTCCTGGCCTCGAGGCTCGGGAATGGTTCGGTGAGGTATGGGAAGGAAGAATGGCTTCGAGGTTGGGGTTTTGTTGGGTGGTTCGATAAGAGTGGAAAATCGATGAGGCTGAATGTTTCGCATTGTTGCTCAGGAGAAGCTGAAATCAACTCAAACTACACTTCCCAATCCTTTGGTGGGAATGAAAGGAGGTTGCGGTGGTGTCGCCGCCGCCGTCATTGGCTTCGGTGTTGGTGTTGTCGTCGGAGCAGAAATTaggttagagagaaggagaagctCAAGGAGAATAtgggaaagttaaaaaaaaataaaaaagataaaagctaaaaaaattatagccctttttatttaaataataataataataaatccaaTGGTGTTAAAGAAAGTTTCCCACAACGAGAGAGAGACCTAAAGAGGTCTCCCACGTTAGCCGTGGGCCGATGAGTCTGcctaaatttatttcaaaataagcatttattttaataaaatatttttttgggtgtgtgtgtttattaaaaaaagttttttatgtttactttaaaaaatattttttatttgtttatgaaaaatattttttcaaaaaaatacttattttaaaattattttatttttttaagtttaagcaAATCAATTCTTATTCTTTGTGTTTACACAGTGAAGCCTATGAGATTGTGATCTCCTTGGGTCATCAACTGATCATTGTTTTCGTTCATagtttttacatatatttatgcACGATGAATCGTTTCAAGAATATCGGGAAGCCCTATATGAGGGCTCTTTTAAGACACGGGAACAATTTGAATGTTCATAAAATATTCAGGAGGTGAaattagtaaaagaaaaaaaagttgggCCCAAATCTTGcgggttttttttatttgtttccccTTTCAGTTTGAGTAGTTATATTGTGATGCAGTGAAGGTATTTGTATTTGTTCCCCAACCGAGTAAAAGAAAAGGCTGTGTCCGTTACTCGGGAGTGGAAGATGGCGACGGCGCCGGGAAATCAAATGTTGGAGGGCGGAGGAGGAGCGCCGCAGCCTCCGGGTACAGACATGACCGGAATATGCTTCCGGGATCAGCTCTGGCTCAATAGCTTCCCTCTGGATCGCAACTTGGTCTTCGATTACTTCGCACTCTCCCCTTTCTACGACTGGACCTGCAACAACGAGCAGCTCCGCATGCGCTCCGTTCACCCCCTCGACATCTCTCAACTCTCGTGAGTAAATAAAAAACCCTAATTTCCTCTCTTTTCGGTTTTGTGGATTGTAGTTTGAGTAATTTTCTGTTGTTCAGGAAAATGACGGGGACGGAGTATATGCTCAGCGAAGTTATGGAGCCGCACCTGTTTGTCATTCGCAAGCAGAAGAGAGATAGCCCCGACAAAGTTACACCTATGCTCGCGTATTACGTCCTCGATGGTTCCATTTACCAGGCACCGCAACTGTGCAATGTTTTTGCCGCCAGAATTGTGAGATCATGCTCTATTTATGTTACATTTCTTCATTGTTTTTAGGTTaggtagggttttttttttgtttggaatgatTTACTTGCATGAAACTTGAGATATGGTTGTTGGTGATTGTGTGATGTAGAACCATAGAAGATAAAAGCATGTTGCAGGGCTATTGTGTGTGTTATTTAGGGattgttatattattataagtAGAAACTTAAGAgatctttcattattttgtgggaattttatatataaacttgCTTGCATGAGACTTGAGAATCAGATATGGATGTTGGTGATCGTGTGATGTAGAACAGAGGAGGAGCATTTTGTTTAGGGATTATCCTGCCAAGAGGAGTCATATTATTCTTGGTATCTGTTAATTTAAGGAGTATTTCTGTTTGCCTATCCTACATTATTGTGAAAATTAGAGAAAAGCCTTTTCAATCCCGAAATTTAACATCTTGTTTTCTGTACCCAAACTGTATTAGGTTTTAactgttttgaaatttgaagtgtTGAGGCTCACCATTTTGAATTTCCAGCTGCACTACATCAAGATATTTTATGATTAGTTTTTATACTTAAAAGGCTTTATTCCACAAACTTTGTGTTTTGCTTTTAGCCAGTGCTTTTTTATTATGGGAGAGAAGGTTTTGTTCAATATACTGGTTTTGTCATTGATTTTGCAGGGAAGGGCCCTTTATTACATACAAAAGGCTTTTACTACAGCTGCCTCAAAGTTGGAGAAGATTGGATATGGTAAGTGGAGATTATAGTTGTGTTTTATGTTTTGGAAAAGTAAGACACTGTTGCTCCCAGAAATGTTACAGAAACTGGATAGAGTTTGAAAAATGATGTTATGAAAGTTTTATAGCTGTAGTattttgttcttaatttctgATTAAGGCAAGCTGCTATACAGTCTTTGTAGCCTCCTTCCTTTTGTCCTTTTAAAGAGAATAACCTTTCAAAGTGGATAGTGAGATGggctaaattttgttttttaattgctAGAAATCTTAGTCTCAGGTTTATGATATATCATTTAGGGGTGGACATGGTTTGTTTCGGGCTGGAAAACCTTACCAAACCATAAATGTGGTTTGGTTTTTAGAATTGAACTGATTTTAGTGGTTCACGAACTGGTTCATTTTCCATTAAGTTAGTTCAGTTTAGAAAGCAGTTTCAAAACGGGTTTGAAACCAGTTTGGTTCAAAACTGTTTTAAAACAGTTCAGAACCAGTTTTAACTCAAAGGTGGTGTTTAAACTCCCAAAGTGGTTTCTAGTTTCTAAACAGTTCAGAATTGGGTTTGAACCCCCAAACTGATTCAGCTTAGTTCAAATCCATGCACACTGCATTGTTCTTAATGGCTACTTCATACACTACTACTagcgtaccccattgcccagaggctcttcgctatgcgaaggtatgagggagggatattgtacgtagccttacccttgcatatgcaaagaggctgtttccggggCTACTTCATACACTCCTCTTTAAAAATCAACTTAATGAGTCAATAGATTTTAATTATCATATACTAAACATCAAAATGTCAAGCTACACTTAAAGCATGTTACACTCATTTCCTCCCAGATTTCGTACTCTCTTTTATGCCCTTTATCAATAGTTAAAGACTTCATTAACTATTAATATAGCTTATGGAGGCGACCAACCTTGTAGTCTTGCCAGAACTTTTGGCATTTATTGTCTCCTTTGTCTACATTTCATCACTTTTATAATAGGTTCAGTTATTTCTGGTTTAATTCAGTTCGGTTCAATTTTCAGTTTTTATCATCCCTTGTATTATTTAAGCCATTTGTAATGTCAGTATGTCACTTTTGCAACTTGAAAACAGAAGGGAACTCTGCTGCTGTTATTTTACCATCTATTTTTTATACCCATTTTATTCCCCTTACACGTTGGTTCTGCCTGCTGTAAGCCATGTTTTTGGAGGTTTTTAAACACCGAACTGTTGCATTTCATATTTCTGTGCACATTAACTGAATTGTGATTCTTTTAGCTGGGTCAGCTGATTCTGAAAATGAGACTGCATTGTTGGAATCAAAGACTGCTAAGGAGACAATTGACATAAAGGAAGTTAAGCGAGTTGATCATATTCTTGCATCCTTGCAACGCAAGGTAAGTTGAAAAACATATCCTTCCCATGTTTCCCTATTAAACAATTGTGTGCACATTATTAAAATTAcaactatttttatataaaagagagGGGTACAGGGGTTGAACTATAAGTTGTATCTTGAATATCTGTGCACTCAGTTGTGAATACTGGGCTTCTTTACTATCTAAAAAATCTTCTTTCATCTTTTgaataattctttattttcctaTTAAATTATCCTAAACCTAATTATTTGAAACAGACTGCATTACATGAAAAACAGAAGCATTTAATATATTGAGAAGCCAAAATGCatttaataatttgaataattaGGAGAAGTATTAACTTCACAAAGAACCAAGAGAATCGTCCGGATCATATTATTAGAGtctttttttcttgcttttcaATAGGGGCTGGAGAAAAGTGCAATCAATAGGGTTTTCCTAATTATTTCTTCCCAAAAGGCCGAAGAAcatgaaattcttttttcctttccatAGGGATGAGATTGGATCTGgccataagaaaaatattttgactAATAAATAACTTGGATAATTTGCTAGGAGGatctaagattattttttttctccttgctGTGttgtcataattttattttgccgGTAGAAGCATGCTTTAAGAGATGTTGTCCTTTTTGCTCTTTTGTGATGATGCACAAGAGGTTTTTCCTAACAGGCCCAAGTCCCCAATTGAACAAATAGTTGTGTTttgattgataaatatgaaCTGTTCACATTATTGGAATTTTATGACATTCTTCTCTCAACTTTTAAGCTCTCATCCTTTATTATTGGTGAGAAATGAGTATTATCTTGCTGCTGCAGTTACCACcagctcctcctccaccaccattTCCAGAAGGTTATGTTCCACCTCCAACTGCAGAAACGGAGAAAGGCACTGAAACTCAAGAAGCAGCAGAAACGCAAGCTCCTACTGCTGATCCGATAATTGATCAAGGACCAGcaaaaagaatgaaattttgatataaaagacATACTGCAACGGCTATTAATACTTATACAGGTGGaggaaaattatattattcctTAACAAGCGGCCGTTGCTAAAACATGATTAACTTAATGTTATTCTCTGGTCTAAAATGCGTTGCTCTTTTCCTGTCTTCACCATAAATGTAGATATTATCACTGAAATAGGATTAAGTTCTCCTGTTTTTTCATTCTAGACAATGTATTGAGCAATTGTAACTTGTAAGGGTAAACGAAACTAGTGTCCTTTTCGCATTGAACATTTTCTGTATTTTACGTTGACGCAGGGACTTGCATTGATCCTAGTTTTCCCTGAACACCTCGGGAAATTGAATTGCTGATCAATTGAGTGTATAAATATTGCGTACGTCAACTAGGGAATAGATTGAATTGTCTTATagattctttattctttattcttgataTAGTAGAAACATGTTAAGCTTGTTTTGACTCCAaaagtttaatatattaaagACGGAACGGAAGCAATAGGGTAGTAGTGATccattcaaaatatattattgaagAAAAAGGAGTTGAATTTGGAACAATTTGGGGGTATGTTATTGAACGAGTAATCGTTTTTCTTTTCTAGAGGAATGATTTTgtcgctttttttttttaatttttattaacttaatCTAAGACTTGACAGTGAATTTAGTTAAAGACATATTACTTTCGGTTTCGTTCTGTATAGTTTATTAACATCTATAAAAgtagtttaaataattaatttaaattaataatgtcataaatttaaatcttatattagaaatactcataaaattaaatatataagtaataattatatttaataatactaTTCATAtttaaagacttttttttaactaaagaaTTTATATGGATAATAACTCAATAAATGCATATATTTTCATGTACAATGAGTGGATGTGcattaatgataaattaaggATTGAAAGTGAAcctaataacttattttttataattagaattGAGATGCTATTTGTCCCAATCAAAGACTAGAGATGGTATTGAATAAGGATTTCTGTATAAGttcttattataataataaaaaaaaggttaaattgttttaatttataagctATTTTAGAGAATTTATTTGAAGATAACTTATGAGCATGTCATAAGTGATTTTCATGAGTTATTTTAATGTATacatttttggattaaaatttgtaaaattaagtttaaattaatttggtcTTGCAAAAGTGATCTTGGTAGGCAGTTGTTATATTCACTTCCCCTCTTAGCTTATTCACTCTcctctttaatttgttttcaaaaaattgtcctttttagaagaaaaaaaaatacactctcCTATTAACATATTTGCATCATTCCCTGTATATTGGATCTCGTGGTTGTTGCTTATGCTTTTAAGATGCCAATTTATAGATATCGTTGTGGGATGGTATAATTCCTTCAAAAGTCATGCTAAGTTATGGATTCATACATCCAATAAGTCCCGCTTCATTGATCGATCAGGTACAAAACTCTTCAAATGTTCGCTGACAAAATAGTCATACCAGGGTATTGATTGCCAGAGGAATACAGATGAAGCTAAGAGTTTCTTTCTCATTATGTATGTCAGGGTATCGATTGCCAGAAGAATACAGGTCGCTGAcaaaatttttgtttgttattataAGCAGCtaagagggaatgatgagaacattttttggaaaacaaattgaaaaggAGAGTgaataagtaaagaggggaagTGATATAGCAGCTGCCTCTTGGTATTGTTTTCAATTCTGTTGGTTTtgtggaggaaattataaaaaacagaggagagaagagagacaatacgTATCTGGAggaaatataattattgtattctaattcaaattgttctcagcaacgatacaataaatagcaaaagataaactaattagataacaagatattagcaaaacagaatattaaaactaacttgctccttaaagatagGAACCACTTATTGATTAGGttaatccattaaaactgacttactcctaaaatataggaaatcaacttatttactaaatcctatttagaaactgaaaaataaaatattatgcagttacaaaagtatatcttcaacaCTCTTCCTTACTTTTGGAACTGCAAACTCTAATTCTTTGCCTTAAGAGTTCAAGTTTGTTGATAGGTAGTGACTTTGTAAACATTAAAACTGGAGTTCATCTTTAGACTTGCAGCAAATTAAGTTTACTTCTCCACTTTGTTGcatctttatcaaataatagaCCTTGATATTGAAATGTTTAGTCTTCCCATGACACACTGGATTGTTTGCAATAGCAATGACTACttgattgtcaacaaaaattcCAGTTTTGTTCTTTTGAGCAAATAGAATGTTTGGCCTTGTTGTAGTGAGATACATTAGACATCCCATTAAACTCCTATAATATCTTTCATCAATGTTATCAACACCTTCTTTCTTGTTGAACTTCttcttttgattcattggtGTACTAACAGATTTGCATTCCTCCAGttgaaacttcttcaaattttcttttgcatatttcttttttttttttatgtttaacatTCTTTCGAGATGACAATGACCAAGTCTCTTGTACCAGAGTTCTGTGGGTGTGACTTGAGTGAAATAGGTTGTATGCTCCTCTTCTGCTGGATCAAATGAGAAgcttttacctttcattttaaccCTTAAAACTTCTCAGCCATCAATGTTGATGTTCAAAGGACACTTTAAATCCCTTTTTAATCAACTGACCTACACTTAGCAAGTTTTGGTCAATGTTAGGTACATAAAGAACATCTGATATTAATTTGATACCTAAACACGTTGAAATTGCAATagttctttttccttttattggAATATAGCCACTATTTCCAATTCTGACCTTTGAGACATTAGTTGACTTCAAATCCTTGAATAAAGTCTTATCATATGTCATGTGGTTCGTACAACCACTATCAATCAACCAACTTTCACTTGATTCACTACTCAAGAAGCATGTGGCCACAAACAATTGGTTCTCTTTGTCTTGATTAGC from Glycine soja cultivar W05 chromosome 8, ASM419377v2, whole genome shotgun sequence includes:
- the LOC114422355 gene encoding mediator of RNA polymerase II transcription subunit 6 isoform X1 → MATAPGNQMLEGGGGAPQPPGTDMTGICFRDQLWLNSFPLDRNLVFDYFALSPFYDWTCNNEQLRMRSVHPLDISQLSKMTGTEYMLSEVMEPHLFVIRKQKRDSPDKVTPMLAYYVLDGSIYQAPQLCNVFAARIGRALYYIQKAFTTAASKLEKIGYAGSADSENETALLESKTAKETIDIKEVKRVDHILASLQRKLPPAPPPPPFPEGYVPPPTAETEKGTETQEAAETQAPTADPIIDQGPAKRMKF
- the LOC114422355 gene encoding mediator of RNA polymerase II transcription subunit 6 isoform X2, whose protein sequence is MATAPGNQMLEGGGGAPQPPGTDMTGICFRDQLWLNSFPLDRNLVFDYFALSPFYDWTCNNEQLRMRSVHPLDISQLSKMTGTEYMLSEVMEPHLFVIRKQKRDSPDKVTPMLAYYVLDGSIYQAPQLCNVFAARIGRALYYIQKAFTTAASKLEKIGYADSENETALLESKTAKETIDIKEVKRVDHILASLQRKLPPAPPPPPFPEGYVPPPTAETEKGTETQEAAETQAPTADPIIDQGPAKRMKF